One window of the Macrobrachium nipponense isolate FS-2020 chromosome 22, ASM1510439v2, whole genome shotgun sequence genome contains the following:
- the LOC135198269 gene encoding adhesive plaque matrix protein-like: MLNTALQSSPTKQTSKASPINKASPINNKASRINNKASLINKASPINNKGSPTNKAKPINNKGSLTNKAKPINNKASPTNKASPINNKASPTNKAKPINNKASPTNKASPINNKASPTNKAKPINNKASPTNKAKPINNKASPTNKASPINNKGSPTNKAKPINNKAKPINNKASPTNKASPINNKGSPTNKAKPINNKASPTNKASPINNKGSPINKASPIHNKGSLTNKAKPINNKASPTNKASPTNKASPINNKASPTNKAKPINNKGSLTNKAKPINNKASPTNKAKSINNKASPTNKASPINNKASPTNKAKPINNKASPTNKAKPINNKASPTNKASQQQAKPINNKASPTNKASPINNKASPTNKASPINNKGSPTNKAKPINNKASPTNKAKPINNKASPINNKGSPTNKAKPINNKASPTNKAKPINNKVGHGIPGHCCPQWVMVFLATFVPSGSWYSWSLLSPLGLYSWPILSPVGPVIPGQFCPPVGPVIPSTFSPVGPVIPGQFCPQWVLLFLANFVPSYNRWRRYVPGYVEMDYHGNNNGTCWRNGTPVGILLLKL, from the exons CTAGTCCAACCAAACAAACTAGCAAAGCTAGTCCAATAAACAAAGCTAGTCCAATAAACAACAAAGCTAGTCGAATAAACAACAAAGCTAGTCTAATAAACAAAGCTAGTCCAATAAACAACAAAGGTAGTCCAACAAACAAAGCTAAACCAATAAACAACAAAGGTAGTCTTACAAACAAAGCTAAACCAATAAACAACAAAGCTAGTCCAACAAACAAAGCTAGTCCAATAAACAACAAAGCTAGTCCAACAAACAAAGCTAAACCAATAAACAACAAAGCTAGTCCAACAAACAAAGCTAGTCCAATAAACAACAAAGCTAGTCCAACAAACAAAGCTAAACCAATAAACAACAAAGCTAGTCCAACAAACAAAGCTAAACCAATAAACAACAAAGCTAGTCCAACAAACAAAGCTAGTCCAATAAACAACAAAGGTAGTCCAACAAACAAAGCTAAACCAATAAACAACAAAGCTAAACCAATAAACAACAAAGCTAGTCCAACAAACAAAGCTAGTCCAATAAACAACAAAGGTAGTCCAACAAACAAAGCTAAACCAATAAACAACAAAGCTAGTCCAACAAACAAAGCTAGTCCAATAAACAACAAAGGTAGTCCAATAAACAAAGCTAGTCCAATACACAACAAAGGTAGTCTTACAAACAAAGCTAAACCAATAAACAACAAAGCTAGTCCAACAAACAAAGCTAGTCCAACAAACAAAGCTAGTCCAATAAACAACAAAGCTAGTCCAACAAACAAAGCTAAACCAATAAACAACAAAGGTAGTCTTACAAACAAAGCTAAACCAATAAACAACAAAGCTAGTCCAACAAACAAAGCTAAATCAATAAACAACAAAG CTAGTCCAACAAACAAAGCTAGTCCAATAAACAACAAAGCTAGTCCAACAAACAAAGCTAAACCAATAAACAACAAAGCTAGTCCAACAAACAAAGCTAAACCAATAAACAACAAAGCTAGTCCAACAAACAAAGCTAGTCAACAACAAGCTAAACCAATAAACAACAAAGCTAGTCCAACAAACAAAGCTAGTCCAATAAACAACAAAGCTAGTCCAACAAACAAAGCTAGTCCAATAAACAACAAAGGTAGTCCAACAAACAAAGCTAAACCAATAAACAACAAAGCTAGTCCAACAAACAAAGCTAAACCAATAAACAACAAAGCTAGTCCAATAAACAACAAAGGTAGTCCAACAAACAAAGCTAAACCAATAAACAACAAAGCTAGTCCAACAAACAAAGCTAAACCAATAAACAACAAAG TGGGTCATGGTATTCCTGGCCACTGTTGTCCCCAGTGGGTCATGGTATTCCTGGCCACTTTTGTCCCCAGTGGGTCATGGTATTCCTGGTCACTGTTGTCCCCATTGGGTCTGTATTCCTGGCCAATTTTGTCCCCAGTGGGTCCTGTTATTCCTGGCCAATTTTGTCCCCCAGTGGGTCCTGTTATTCCTTCCACTTTTTCCCCAGTGGGTCCTGTTATTCCTGGCCAATTTTGTCCCCAGTGGGTCCTGTTATTCCTGGCCAATTTTGTCCCCA